The genomic stretch gcatataacggatttcgcttatatcggacaaaaccagtgggaacaattgaatccgatatatccgaggtttactgtatgttggCATTAGGAGAgttacttgtttttttcacttccGGAACTTCTTATGGTAAAGTAAGAAAGCTGaagtaacattaccgacacatagtgaccagtgtagaatattataTATCAACGTGTCTTTCAATGAATGTCATatagttgtcatttttatgcttaatttaggctcAAAATATGTAGAATTTACTTAAACGTGTACTAATATTGGCTTTAGTCAAAGTCATATCCTTTGAAAAgccgtgatagagtgaaaaacGAAATTCAAAGTGCAATGTGAGGGACGACTACATTATTTAGGTGATGTTTGGCAGGCCAAATAATAAGCTGGCCCACAGGCCACCTATTGATGACCACTGTTATAGAATGTAAGTTTCTCTTTTTGAATTAacctaatgaaaaaaaatagctttCAAAATTACAGTAGGATTGGAATTCTgtaaaaatgatgcaaaaacatCCGATTTATTACTCAActaagtcttttttttcctctttcttccAATGTTAAGTGATCTTTACAAATATTTCCCTCTTCCTATTGCGGACAGGCATGAGACAAGCCTTGAAGAAAGAAGAACACCAGTTTCAACGACATCGAACCTTTTAAACAAATGAAGACAGACTTCACTTGTCATGGAGATGAACACCTACACGTCACTTTCAGAACAACGAGAGTATGCGTCACACAAGAGGCAAAAGCGGCAGCAGGATTGAACACCTGCCTGAGTGTGCATGAGTAAGTCACTCTGATGTCATTTTCGTCTTTGGGAGTACAATGGCTTGTCACCCCGGAGTGGAGCGTACCCGAGTTTGGACTCCCTTGGAAAAGGTACACCGAGTTACCGTGAAGTATTCACTTTTGCAGTAATTATGCCTCAAGGGACAGAAACGAACTCCAGTGTACCTCCTACTTGTATGGGCCGCCATTATCAGGAAGTGAAAGTACTGATGATGCAACATCCAATTAGGCATGATAACAAGGAACGACAAGAACTTAATGTAATCCATTGGGTGTGAACGGTGACATCCGATCGAGACTGACGACGGCCTCGCAGTCCTCCAAGTCGCACACCGAATCCGTGGCGTCATTATTAGCGGAAAACTGCGAGAGCCTATCAAAAGTCTCCTCGCAGTCGATACATTCCACCACGTTGGGGATCATGTTGACGTAAGCGTTGGCGATCTCCTTGTGGAACATTGTGTCTTGGTTGTAGGACACCAGCTCATTGCTGATGTTCACGGTTTCTACCGGAGTACTGGAGCAGAAGTAACGACATCCCAGTAAGCTAGCAAAAGCTTTCCTAAAATCGGCGTTGAATGCGTAAATAATGGGATTGAGTGAGGAATTGGTCCAACCgaaccacacaaacacatcaaagGTGGTCTCGCTCACGCACGGCAGGCCTGCATCCTGGTCTGTGGGAGTCTTGTCGCAGAAGGGAACCATGCAATTAAGAACAAAGAACGGCAACCAACAACACACAAAGACCCCCATTATAACAGATAGGGTTTTGAACACTTTAGTTTCCCGTTTAATGGACGTCTTTAAAGTGTTGTGGTGTTGGCACTCGATTCTGTTTGTCCGGCAACTTTGCGCGTGTTCTGCGGCTCTCTCCAAAGAAGCTATTCTCCGGATTTGGATTTGGGCAATCCGGTATATTCTGGTATAAGTCACAATCATTATCGCTACCGGGATGTAGAAACTAATCAAAGATGACGAGATGGCGTATTCTCTGCTTAGACTGGAATCGCAGTTCTCCTCCGTTTGGCGACCTGACGTGGAGTTGTGTGTCCCGGCGATGTCGTCCCCGTTGGCTTTGTGCCAGTTGAGCTGGACAGGTATGAATGAAATAAGCACCGATAAAGTCCATGTGATGCTTATCATGACAAATGCAACTCTTTGGGTCATTTTTCTCTCATATCGAAAAGGACTGGAGATGGCCCAGTATCTGTCCACGCTTATGATGCAGAGGTTGAGGATGGAAGCGGTGGAGCACATAATGTCAAAAGCCACCCAGATGTTACAAAAAGTGCCAAACGGCCAGTATCCAGCCACTTCCGCGACAGCCTTCCACGGCATCACGAGCACCGCCACGAAGAGATCAGACAGCGCCAAAGACACAATGAAGATGTTGGTGACTTTGGTGCGTAAGTGGCGGGTGCGCAGCACAGCGGAGCACACCAGGATGTTCCCCAGCAGCGTCCACAGAATGAGAAGAAAGAGCAGACATCCCGTCACGGCGCGCAACACCACGTCCCTCCCGCCGTCGTCAGTCGCCTCCGATTCAGTACCGTTCCACATCGTGTCCCCGAGCGGCGCCGGCGCGGAGTCGGTCCCCTGCACCGATGAGAGATACTTAGCTGGGTTCTCCATGCGCCGGCTTCAAGTGGAGCCGCATCCCGCAGCCCCGCGCGAATGTGCGGTGACTTTCATCACCGTGGGTTCACCGCACTGGTTCCCGTGGAAGGCGCATTGCGAGCGCGAGAAGAGCGAGTTAAAAAGTATGAAAAGCCACGCACAAGGCGGCTGGAACTCAGAGTGGATCGGCGTGTTCATGTTGCAGCCAGGTCCTGTATGACCCACTCCacgctgtgtgagtgtgtaagGAGGGATGCCCACTGTCAATACACTCAACTGTCAGGTGCATCACGCCTCCTTTGGTGTTACGCACTGCGATAGAAAAGGGGGTGTGTGGAAGCCTGCAACATTCCCAGGGTCTTCTATCGTGGGAGAAAATGAGCCCCTTGTGATTGACTACCACGTCTGGAGTGGAAGTGGAAGTAGCAGAGTAAatagctgtaaaaaaaaaaaaaaaacacaaagttccAGATATAAACAGACAGTTCCTGTATAATATAATGAACTCTCCATGGTCCTGAATGCGTCATGGCGCTTCTATCCTGTAGTTTGCACACACATTACACTCATAATATTGTCACCTGTGGCCAAATAAGTTATcgttttgaaaacatttttgttccaACTGGTGCAGGATGCCTTCAGGTGAGTCGCATTCTTCACACTCACCCTCCCAGCGGACACGCAATGAATGGTCTGCGCCAAGGCAGCGGCACGTTACCGGCTTTACTACGTCACGGGTATTTTTAGACCAGTCTGCGTGGCTGTCAAATCGGTCTGACATGACGTCAAAAtacccaccaccacccccccccccccctctgcccCATCTCTCCCCTGACGCCCAATGCGAAATTCACTGGCGTAACCTATTCTAGAagggcgacacacacacacacacacacaatcgacCTAACAGAATCAACATGTGAATGAGATTTAGGTCAGAGATATAAAATGACTCATACGAATTTAATGTGAATAAACAAAGACCGCATGAAAGAACCCCGTTGtttacatcataataaaaacaaataagcaCCGGAAGTTCatgctttttcattttcaactaGATATCTCCAATtaagttttaaatatttttaaataaatctatTTTCCCACTGTTTGGATTCATTTAACCAGCTGCGTCCAGTCTTCTTACAAAGGTGAATAAATGACGACACCTTGTGGTAGCTTTGTTTACTACAACATGCACCAGTGACCAAGTACATACAGTCATTGGAAATAAAATCACTACACCAgtgttatttctttttatttttgtttgttttacaatTAAAGGTAGAATTAATTctagaaatattacaaaaaaacagcGCACTGTTTTTTACAGTCATAAACAGTGCTTTACCagtcattaaaattcaaaagaaattgaagaaaaaaggctgatgtgatatattatatattatattcaatgACTGTGGGTTTATTTCAGTAGTTCAATCCGGgagtgaaattcattcattttctaccgcttatcctcacaagggctgcaggggtgctggagcctatcccagctgtcttcgggtgagaggcggggtacaccctgggactggtggccagccaatcacagggcacatatagacaaacaaccattcacactcacatttggagtcgccagttaacctagcatgtttttggaatgtggtaggaaaccggagtacccggagaaaacccacacatgcacggggagaacatgcaaactccacacagagatggccgagggttgaattgaactaaggtctcccagctgtgaggcctgcgtgctaaccactcaaataGCAAGCTCCTATTTATTTGTTGtcaacttaagaaagggtttcaagaCTGAGAAGCCAAATATGTACCACTTCCGCATGGATTAGGAGGaaaacttttcattcattcattcattcattcattttctaccgcttttcctcacaagggccgcagggaggtgctggagcctatcccagctgtcttcaggcgagaggcggggtacaccctggactggtgaccagctaatcacagggcacatatagacaaacaaccattcacactcacattcatacctatggacaatttggagtcgccaattaacctagcatgtttttggaatgtgggaggaaaccggagtacccggagaaaacccacgcatgcacggggagaacatgcaaactccacacagagatggccgaggatggaattgaacttgggagtccgagctgtgaggcctgtgtgaaaattaaattatattcttGAAATCCACTACACAGTGAAATAGTTCAATGATTTGATTTAGTGTATCATTAACTGAAAAGGTCAGCCTTCCCGTCCGGAACGGTCAAATAACACATTTAGAACCTTTTGCAGGAATaaaaactcatttatttcagcactactgtacaaatatttttctatgAGCACCATAAAACGACAGTCAGAATGATGATTTTGATGAGAATTCATAAAGCAAACAATTTAGGCCTGTATGTTGGCACTGAGAGGATGGTGGAGACCACCAGAGCGAGAACCTTTACTGGAGATGTGACTAAATAAATTTATTAGTGTGAATCTGGAAATGAGAACTTGGTTCCTGGCCTCACCATAAATCCTGTTTGTGTCTAAACACCCATCAGGATTTAAATGAAACGGTTACGACTGTAATTATCGTGCAAGGCGGTGAATAAGGCAAAGCACTCTGAAAACCTTGGATgtatacaaacacaaaaatgcagtCCATTTATAACTACTGTATTTCCAACTGCAGTACCATTTACCTTCAAAGGAatcgttaaaaaaaacagcatactTATGAATCCTAAATATTCCTGGAGTTCTAAACTAGTGGGCATTTTACTGCTTTTCATCACAGCAGCaccaaacataaaaaataatggttTTAGCTCCTGCAGCCTTGATATACTGGGATATAAATGCTAACTTATATTAAGAACTATACGTGAAATGGTCCCAAAAGCTCAGTATTTTTATGCAGCTCGGTGGAGACGGACGGGAACTTTTTAGATGGTATTATAATAATCTCTCTAGGAGTGCTTACAGTCATAAATACCTGGTACTGAGCTGAGATAGTCCTCTGAGAGTTAGAAATGTACTGagattttaagaaaacaacattATATACTTCTACTGTAGTAAATGAGAACAtcattcatttcaaaaaatgcatttgaaatgcatatgaACTATGGATAAAGAGTTACAACATTGCACATATTATAAAGTACAGTGCTCTTAGATCGTGTTGTATTTAAAACCATGAGGTCGACAATACCAAATCGGGTGCACGTAATGTGTGGGGTCACAGGGTGACGAACAAGTCAAGACtaactaaaaaagaaaaaaaacataaaagcctCTTTATTTActaagtctttaaaaaaaacctcccaCTGTACAAGATACTTCAAGGAACACAGGTTAATATGTTGAATAATCCTTAGATTAAGAAACCTACAGGATGTCATGTGTGTAGCCATGGCTTGCTTTCAAGTGGTGAATGTTTGAGCCATGCTGTGAAACACTCACAGGAGCCAACAAGtggcaagtgttttttttctgtgcattgtctGTTTCTCAGTCAGACCCGCCGGAAGACCTCTAATAGCGAAGCCACCGAGTGCATGCGGTAGAAAAGGTTTAATGGAACCGCAAAATTCAGGGTTGTAGTCCATACGCTGAAGCCGAAGGTCTCCTGTTCCAGCCCGTTTTCGTACTGTGGTCGACAACCAAAGGCAGGGAGGAtccacagctaaaaaaaaaaaaaaagtacatatctTTAATGTCTGGCTTTCATTTGCATAAATAAGTATGTTAGTCCTTGTGTAAAACCTAATAACAGATGCTATTGGAAAAGTACATTTGGTCTTTAAATGACTTTACAGGAATAGTATAAGCATATGTACACTCTGACATAGgcttggaaaacaaagaaacccTTTCATTAAGATACAGCTGAACACATGGAAACTGATACCTTGGTTCTGTCAGATCGGAATCTACCTtaggtgtgttttgttgtttaaaaagggaagaagtaaatttgaaacacttatatgctaggactacgttaaaaagccatagcatttcagtatgtggaatcaaactatggaatggattgagtaaggaaatcaaacaatgcacaacgatgagccaattcaagaaacaatacaagcagttgatgtttgctaaatacaaggatgaagattcttgaaccagtcatgatgtgctatatatatcactatattgacagttactatggtacacattatgtcattggatggtcatatcacctcatactttggtacgtgacaaaaaataaaaaaaaatttaaaatattttaaaatgtttttttaagaaaaaacttaaactatattaggaaagcattttaattaaacattttagaaaataaaaaattaaaagttcaaaattgaaaattaaaaattaaaaattaaaaattaaaaatttaaaatttaaaatttaaaatttaaaatttaaaatttaaaatttaaaattttaaatttaaaatttaaaatttaaaatttaaaatttaaaatttaaaatttaaaatttaaaatttaaaatttaaaatttaaaatttaaaatttaaaatttaaaatttaaaatttaaaatttaaaatttaaaatttaaaatttaaaatttaaaatttaagctatattaggaaagcaggaagtgaacaaatgtaacagttactgattgtaaaagtaccagatggaggggtaggatttaataagctttgcttcttcctactccttttggacatgtggaactgtgaactgattatgggatgcattcatttgtaatctgatgcatgttcaaatgaaataaaaccattaccataaaaaactCACTTTATAGTTATTACCAAAAACATCAATTTGTCACCTGGAAACTATTCTGCTGCTATCTGACCGAGCAAGATGTTGCTAGTTAAAACTCCATCgggaaagatggaaaaaaatatataaatcaaaATTGCAAAGAAAAGCAAAAGTTCTTACCGAGATGTTACCCATAATTAAGAAGACTGCAATGTTTTTCAGGAtttgtctcttaatatttggggCTTTCACCGCTTGGCTTCCAAAGGGCCGAGGGTGGTCAGTGGGTTTCCGTGGACATCTGTACACCCGTCCGTTCTCTTCCTGCTCGTTCTCCATGCCGACACAAGCCCTGTCGGGAGTGTCGTAGGCTCGGTTGAAGATGCCGTTGAAAGTTGGCGCCAAAGACGACGTCACTGAGAAGATTTCCGGTGAAGTCGTCAACTCCGGGTCATCCCGCCCCccagcatcttcctgctggcgGTAGAGGGACTCGATGATGAAGAGGTTCTGGATGCATTTCTCCAACACAACGAGCAGAGAATAAGTCAAATTGGTCCAGCGGTAAGGGGGGCTGCTATTGGCTCCCAGCACAGCCACAATGCTGCACCAGGACATGAACCAGGATCCAATGGAGGAGCCAAATAACAGTTCTGTGTCCAGCTGCCTGGAGGGGTTCTTCGAGTTGTCCAGTGGCATGTGATCTGCTCGGTATATGAGCAGACCTGAAGCACAGGCAGAGCACATAAACACAAGCATGACGATGCCATAAATGTAGAACATAGAAATGGCAGAGCGCCGCGTTTGGAGGGACCCCTCCACATGCGTTATATAAACCACCAAAATCCCGATAGTGCTGGCAAAGGCGACAAGACCTAGAATGGGTCCTAGGGTCAAACCTTGGGTTTTAGTTGCAAGTCTTTTCCGATTTGTAGAGAGGTCAATGGTCCGGCCAATGTTCTTCCACATAACAAAGAGCATGGCGGAGACAAAGATGTGGTATTCGATGTTGAAAGGATAGAGATAGTAGAGGCTGCTGGAGAACATGGAGCACATGCTGGTGGTGCAGTTGCAGTGAGGCTCCGTATGAACTGCAAtgacaaacacatgcaaaatgaaattgctttattttgtcctgtatattcaatatttaacaatatCATCCTAAGCAGTTTCTGCAATGGATCATACTGTATAAAGGAAAGATATTTTAAACAATTGTAAGAAAGgaagtggttagctaggagacctgagttcgattccaccctcggccatctctgtgtggagtttgcatgttctaccacattccaaaaacatgctaggttaattggcgactccaaattgtaaagctcccatgtttttttccttctcgatttggtcatccctcatttattgccattaattggttccaaacctgaccgagataagtgaatttccgcaaaataGGATTTGttattcataaatgaaaaatttttgtagacagctaggagacccaagttcgattccaccctcggccatctctgtgtggagtttgcatgttctccccatgcatgcgtgggttttctccgggtactccgtttttctcccacgttccaaaaacatgctaggttaattggcgactccaaattgtagagttcccatgtttttttccttcttgatttggtcatccctcatttattgccattaattggttccagacctgactgggaTAAGTGAAATTctacaaaataagatttgttatttataaatgaaacatttttgttaCCCTCAAAATAAGGTTTTAACATCCTGTAATAGCATTAGCAGTGCGCTAGGCGGTCACtgggaaagattttcaacacatcagcaaaacatAATGCATTTTCCAAAgtcctgtatttgtattttagttcatttagacattttttttatgcttgaaaatgcctaATTTAGGCTGAAagtatgtacaatttgcttaaatttgcattttttggaataataaaattacaaaacaaggctgcacgatggacaagtggttagcgtgcaggccacactaACCATAGCTAGGAGACAACTGTATACGTGGAATCTCACGGAAattgacataatgtgaatgaaatacGTCTCTGTAAAGAGTGGATTGTGGTTCTTTTAGAATTGTGACATATATTACAGctgtaggggctgcacggcggaagagtggttagtgcacaggtcacacagctgggagacccaagttcgattccaatgtgtggagtttgcatgttctccccgtgcatgcgtgggttttctccgggtactccggtttcctcccacattccaaaaacatgctaggttaattagcgactccataggtccataggtatgtccATAGTccatgtccataggtatgaatgtgagtgtgaatggttgtttgtctatatgtgccctgtgattggctggccaccagtccagggtgtaccccgcctcctgaagacagctgggataggctccagcacccccgcgaccctcgtgaggataagaaatAAGGAAGAAAAATTTGCTGATCTGTTCTCATAAGACCTAAgtgtgccaaaaaaatgtgcgGCAACATTTTGATAAAAATGACTATCTGATGAACCCCCTGTAGGGTTATCGTCAACTAAATTGCGTGTTGAtggtctatagcaggggtcagcaacccgcggctccagagccgcatgtggctctccagcctctttgttgcggctccctttgcaatgcttgaatattttttagcacccgtgtggtgaaaatgcacgtctttgttatgagtttacaaaaatccaactttgtgtgagaccatgaatgcatcctgactgagttctgactggtgactgaatgagcagacaggatgctatccagttctctctgacaggttaacatgaagggaaatgagtaatactttgagttatttgagttattaattattattaatgagttatttgacgattctaaaaaataaattagagctcatttaaaaacaaaagtttatctccagtactagcaagagtactccaactcgtctttttttttccctccaatgttgttttaaacatacaacgttttgcggctccaggctatttttctttagtgggcaagtgggtgaaatggctcttttcat from Doryrhamphus excisus isolate RoL2022-K1 chromosome 1, RoL_Dexc_1.0, whole genome shotgun sequence encodes the following:
- the drd5a gene encoding D(1B) dopamine receptor — translated: MENPAKYLSSVQGTDSAPAPLGDTMWNGTESEATDDGGRDVVLRAVTGCLLFLLILWTLLGNILVCSAVLRTRHLRTKVTNIFIVSLALSDLFVAVLVMPWKAVAEVAGYWPFGTFCNIWVAFDIMCSTASILNLCIISVDRYWAISSPFRYERKMTQRVAFVMISITWTLSVLISFIPVQLNWHKANGDDIAGTHNSTSGRQTEENCDSSLSREYAISSSLISFYIPVAIMIVTYTRIYRIAQIQIRRIASLERAAEHAQSCRTNRIECQHHNTLKTSIKRETKVFKTLSVIMGVFVCCWLPFFVLNCMVPFCDKTPTDQDAGLPCVSETTFDVFVWFGWTNSSLNPIIYAFNADFRKAFASLLGCRYFCSSTPVETVNISNELVSYNQDTMFHKEIANAYVNMIPNVVECIDCEETFDRLSQFSANNDATDSVCDLEDCEAVVSLDRMSPFTPNGLH
- the otop1 gene encoding proton channel OTOP1, with translation MSPTMVEHNTLDAMCLNKYCNSSSSSSSSENDKKILSKLKLSVSDDYPKKNAEILSGQYGTNVLLIGAAIMLALAHHGPSVKEDHLLSFITCLMILQLVWMMWYILVRDRHKHTRTEKDVHATTCWIRGGLTLLALLSLIMDVFRIGYYVGYQSCVSAVLGVYPVIHASHTIAQVHFLWFHIKDVIKSFETFERFGVIHAVFTNLLLWCSGVMSEAEHFLNNHKRRLSALGYGNLTIVHTEPHCNCTTSMCSMFSSSLYYLYPFNIEYHIFVSAMLFVMWKNIGRTIDLSTNRKRLATKTQGLTLGPILGLVAFASTIGILVVYITHVEGSLQTRRSAISMFYIYGIVMLVFMCSACASGLLIYRADHMPLDNSKNPSRQLDTELLFGSSIGSWFMSWCSIVAVLGANSSPPYRWTNLTYSLLVVLEKCIQNLFIIESLYRQQEDAGGRDDPELTTSPEIFSVTSSLAPTFNGIFNRAYDTPDRACVGMENEQEENGRVYRCPRKPTDHPRPFGSQAVKAPNIKRQILKNIAVFLIMGNISLWILPAFGCRPQYENGLEQETFGFSVWTTTLNFAVPLNLFYRMHSVASLLEVFRRV